In Humulus lupulus chromosome 6, drHumLupu1.1, whole genome shotgun sequence, a single genomic region encodes these proteins:
- the LOC133786056 gene encoding receptor-like protein 7: protein MEKFLHVLEISSLSVLDLHTNNLRGEIPRDMFEKLTKLRSLHLSNNHLGGPLLSFLHSCQSLEVLDVGNNKINDSFPRWLEDLAMLRVLVLKSNRFHGFIRPPKVEHPFQKLQIMDLSNNEFNGLLPTKHFESFTSMMDEHSIRNLTYIGDHNYYQDSIILVVKGNKLVLEKVISIFVAIDFSRNNFEGEIPGSIGELKSLKGLNFSRNKLQGSISVELIKLSNLEWLDLSSNGLVGVIPTKMAVLTQLSNLNLSHNKLVGEIPRGNQFDTFNKDSYSGNLELCGPPVSKSCTSGETQPDDDCNDPLL, encoded by the coding sequence ATGGAAAAATTCCTTCATGTCTTGGAAATAAGCTCTCTCTCTGTTTTAGATTTGCATACGAATAATCTTAGGGGAGAAATTCCTCGTGACATGTTTGAAAAGTTAACTAAGCTGAGGAGTTTGCACCTTAGTAACAATCATCTAGGTGGACCCCTGCTAAGTTTTCTGCATAGTTGCCAAAGCTTAGAAGTTTTAGACGTGGGAAATAACAAGATAAACGATTCCTTCCCTCGTTGGTTGGAAGATCTTGCAATGCTTCGAGTTCTTGTTTTGAAATCCAATAGATTCCATGGTTTCATAAGGCCACCTAAGGTTGAACATCCCTTTCAGAAGTTGCAAATCATGGATCTCTCTAACAATGAATTCAATGGTCTCTTACCAACAAAGCATTTCGAGAGTTTCACGTCTATGATGGATGAACACTCCATTAGAAACTTGACATACATTGGTGACCACAACTACTACCAAGATTCAATCATTTTGGTAGTGAAAGGCAACAAACTTGTACTGGAAAAAGTCATAAGTATCTTCGTAGCAATCGATTTCTCGAGAAATAATTTTGAAGGAGAGATTCCAGGGTCGATTGGAGAGCTAAAATCACTTAAAGGGCTCAACTTTTCTCGAAATAAGCTCCAGGGATCCATTTCAGTGGAGCTGATAAAACTAAGTAATCTTGAATGGTTAGATCTCTCTTCAAATGGGCTTGTGGGAGTTATTCCTACTAAAATGGCGGTTCTAACACAACTGTCAAACTTAAACCTTTCGCACAACAAATTAGTGGGAGAAATACCTCGTGGGAACCAGTTCGATACATTCAACAAAGATTCATACAGTGGGAACTTGGAACTATGTGGACCTCCAGTGTCTAAATCATGCACCAGTGGAGAGACACAACCAGATGatgattgtaatgacccactactctag
- the LOC133786057 gene encoding receptor-like protein 7: MEYWSSRLMFLITLVLLLSQSLIDSSTPSPSNNLLCHPAESSALLQFSNSFIINPSMFDFVMKPKTVSWKNGTECCSWDGVSCDHISGHVIGLNLSSSGLQGPLHSNSTLFSLPHLQTLILDDNNFSCSPIPPEIGNFANMKTLSLSFANFSGYVPEEISHLSKLSHLTIYGNFYDCHFLMGPFVLKKMLQNFTNLMELTMYNIDMSGVELVSSFMNVSSSLTTLDLYECGLRGKFPENVFRLPNLQELSLGINPHSPFSGNLTGSLPMFNWSSPLWHLDLSHTKISIDLPYMCSSAKSLQILYLSNCSFKGSSNNAMLTNLTQLVELTSLRIDSNNLGGQIPLFFLNLQQLAFLDLSRNNFVGKIPEFLKANSSLQLNLVELIISDNLLSESIPSWVYSLPYLYSLSLNNNKLIGPIKEFHSKSLEILELGSNKLHDQIPNSIFQQKNLRDLDLSHNNLDGVLELNKFSMLKNLRSLDLSFNNFTVSTYKYTNNDSFPQLSDLGLASCNIREFPYFLKNMKSLQTLQLSHNPIQGRIPEWLWNEGTCSLSGLNISHNFLTSVQKIPCKSLDTVDLRSNMIEGSLPTIPPSVSIFFISNNALSGEIPSTYCNLSELEILDVSNNSIHGKIPSCLGNKFSLSVLDLHTNNLSGEIPRDMFEKLTNLRSLHLSNNHLDGPLPSSLRSCQSLEVLDVGNNKINDTFPHWLEALPMLRVLVLKSNRFHGFIRPPKVEHPFQKLQIMDLSNNEFIGLLPTKYFESFTSMMDGHATRNLTHIGETYYQDSVNLVVKGHELILEKIITIFVTIDFSRNNFEGAIPESIGQLKSLKGLNFSQNRLEGSIPISSINLSNLEWLDLSLNKLVGEIPSKMMDLTQLSYLNLSHNKLVGPIPHGNQFDTFNEDSYSGNVELCGPPLSKSCNNGMQQDGDHGEKHTDHIIFDWKIVMIGYGCGLIIGISVGYMVLYSERFDYWLYKKVEGRRRQKQRLRRQTNTRLRMMS; encoded by the coding sequence ATGGAGTACTGGTCATCACGTTTGATGTTTCTCATTACCCTTGTACTCCTCCTTTCTCAATCTTTAATCGACTCATCGACTCCTTCACCTTCTAATAATTTGTTGTGTCATCCTGCCGAGAGCTCTGCTCTGCTCCAATTCAGCAACTCCTTTATCATCAATCCAAGCATGTTCGACTTTGTAATGAAGCCCAAGACAGTCTCTTGGAAGAATGGCACAGAATGTTGTTCATGGGATGGAGTGTCATGTGATCATATTTCAGGTCATGTAATTGGCCTCAACCTCAGTTCTAGCGGTCTTCAAGGCCCTCTTCACTCCAACAGCACCCTTTTCTCACTTCCCCATCTCCAAACTTTAATCCTTGACGACAATAATTTCTCTTGCTCTCCAATTCCTCCTGAAATTGGCAATTTTGCCAACATGAAAACGCTTAGTCTCTCTTTTGCCAACTTTTCTGGTTATGTCCCTGAAGAAATTTCTCACCTCTCTAAACTTTCTCATCTCACCATTTATGGTAATTTCTATGATTGTCATTTTTTGATGGGGCCATTTGTCTTGAAAAAAATGCTTCAAAACTTCACCAATCTCATGGAACTTACTATGTATAACATCGACATGTCTGGTGTTGAACTAGTTAGTTCTTTCATGAATGTGTCTTCTTCCTTGACAACTCTTGATCTCTATGAGTGTGGATTGCGAGGGAAATTCCCAGAAAATGTCTTTCGCTTACCAAATCTTCAGGAGCTGAGTTTAGGAATCAATCCACATTCACCTTTTAGTGGTAATCTTACTGGTTCTCTGCCTATGTTTAATTGGAGTAGTCCACTCTGGCACTTAGATCTTTCTCACACAAAAATCTCTATTGATTTACCTTACATGTGTTCAAGTGCCAAGTCTTTGCAGATTTTGTATCTTTCAAATTGTAGTTTTAAAGGATCATCAAACAATGCAATGTTGACTAACCTCACTCAATTAGTGGAACTCACTTCCTTACGCATCGATAGCAACAATCTTGGAGGTCAAATCCCATTGTTTTTTCTCAATCTTCAGCAGTTGGCCTTTTTGGATCTTTCTCGCAACAATTTTGTTGGTAAGATTCCTGAATTTCTAAAAGCAAATTCCTCACTACAGTTGAATTTAGTGGAACTCATCATATCTGATAACTTGCTTAGTGAGTCAATACCTTCCTGGGTATATTCTCTTCCATATTTATATTCTTTGTCGCTGAACAATAATAAGCTTATTggcccaattaaagaattccattcTAAATCTCTTGAAATACTTGAGTTGGGTTCTAATAAACTACATGACCAGATTCCAAACTCAATATTTCAACAGAAAAACCTACGAGACCTAGATCTCTCACACAATAATTTGGATGGTGTTTTAGAGTTAAACAAGTTTTCAATGTTGAAAAATCTTCGGAGTCTTGACCTTTCTTTTAACAATTTCACCGTCTCCACATATAAATACACCAACAATGATTCATTTCCTCAACTTTCTGATTTGGGTTTGGCTTCATGCAACATTAGAGAATTTCCATATTTTCTTAAGAACATGAAAAGCTTACAAACACTACAACTTTCCCATAATCCAATTCAGGGTAGGATTCCTGAATGGCTGTGGAACGAGGGAACATGTTCGTTGTCTGGATTGAACATTTCTCACAACTTCTTAACAAGTGTACAGAAAATTCCATGTAAAAGCCTAGACACTGTAGATCTTCGCTCTAACATGATTGAAGGGTCTCTTCCTACTATTCCACCTTCAGTGAGTATTTTTTTCATCTCAAACAATGCTCTATCTGGAGAGATACCCTCTACATATTGCAATTTGAGTGAGTTGGAAATCCTTGATGTCTCCAACAACAGTATTCATGGAAAAATTCCTTCATGTCTTGGAAATAAGTTCTCTCTCTCGGTTTTAGATTTGCATACGAATAATCTTAGTGGAGAAATCCCTCGTGACATGTTTGAAAAGTTAACTAATTTGAGGAGTTTGCACCTTAGTAACAATCATCTAGATGGACCCCTGCCAAGTTCTCTGCGTAGTTGCCAAAGCTTAGAAGTTTTAGACGTGGGAAATAACAAGATAAACGATACCTTCCCTCATTGGTTGGAAGCTCTTCCAATGCTTCGAGTTCTTGTTTTGAAATCCAATAGATTCCATGGTTTCATAAGGCCACCTAAGGTTGAACATCCCTTTCAGAAGTTGCAGATCATGGATCTCTCTAACAATGAATTCATTGGTCTATTACCAACAAAGTATTTTGAGAGTTTCACGTCTATGATGGATGGACATGCCACTAGAAACCTGACACACATAGGAGAAACATATTACCAAGATTCTGTGAATTTGGTAGTGAAAGGTCATGAACTTATACTtgaaaaaatcataactattttTGTAACAATCGATTTTTCAAGAAATAACTTTGAAGGAGCGATTCCGGAGTCGATTGGACAGCTGAAATCTCTTAAAGGGCTCAACTTTTCTCAAAATAGACTAGAGGGTTCTATTCCTATCTCATCGATAAACTTAAGTAATCTTGAATGGTTAGATCTCTCTTTGAATAAGCTGGTTGGGGAGATTCCTAGTAAAATGATGGATCTGACACAACTTTCATACTTAAACCTTTCACATAACAAATTGGTAGGACCAATACCTCATGGAAACCAATTTGATACGTTCAATGAAGATTCATATAGTGGAAACGTGGAATTATGTGGGCCTCCTTTATCAAAATCATGCAACAATGGGATGCAACAAGATGGTGATCATGGCGAGAAACATACGGATCACATAATCTTTGATTGGAAAATTGTGATGATAGGATATGGATGTGGACTAATTATCGGGATATCTGTGGGCTACATGGTGCTTTACAGTGAAAGGTTCGATTATTGGCTTTACAAAAAAGTTGAAGGACGACGAAGACAAAAACAAAGACTACGTCGCCAAACAAATACTCGTCTAAGAATGATGAGCTAG